A genomic stretch from Haemophilus parainfluenzae ATCC 33392 includes:
- the yqfB gene encoding N(4)-acetylcytidine aminohydrolase, whose protein sequence is MNDITFYQRFEADILAGRKTITIRDKSESHFKAGDILRVGRFEDDQYFCTIEVLSVSPITLDELTEQHAKQENMTLVELREVIKAIYPSESEFWVIGFKLVQQK, encoded by the coding sequence ATGAACGATATTACCTTTTATCAACGCTTCGAAGCCGATATTCTCGCCGGGCGCAAAACCATCACCATTCGAGATAAATCCGAAAGCCATTTTAAAGCAGGTGATATTCTGCGTGTTGGTCGATTTGAAGATGATCAATATTTCTGCACGATTGAAGTGTTAAGTGTGTCGCCAATTACTCTTGATGAACTGACGGAACAACATGCGAAGCAGGAAAATATGACGTTGGTGGAATTGCGAGAAGTGATTAAAGCAATTTATCCAAGTGAAAGTGAATTTTGGGTGATAGGATTTAAGTTAGTTCAGCAGAAATAA
- a CDS encoding HNH endonuclease, with translation MKLDSLRSELEEYIENTNKDEVYKKKLLNHFDNHRVWQALRELDLSEYMHRYFNLQGKEFNSKLSEDNYTVYDSDSSNRDAFSNVHKYIKELVNYKKNKHRILDEYSEIEKNDLNSEILLSHDKDFKWNEIPKEKDNKDLRIISSAYKRDINVARNALIRARFLCEYDESDRVFLRKGCDEIYYTEAHHLIPLSEHNDFEYSLDIEENVVSLCSHCHNLLHYGRYEDKKEILQKLYDERVDVLRECKIDITFEQLLNYYR, from the coding sequence ATGAAACTTGATTCATTAAGAAGCGAATTAGAAGAATATATTGAGAATACCAATAAAGATGAAGTTTATAAAAAAAAGCTTCTTAATCATTTCGATAATCATAGAGTTTGGCAGGCGCTTAGAGAATTAGACTTGTCTGAGTATATGCATAGATATTTCAATCTACAAGGGAAAGAATTTAATTCAAAATTATCTGAAGATAATTATACTGTTTATGATTCTGATTCGAGTAATAGAGATGCATTTAGTAATGTTCATAAGTATATTAAGGAGCTTGTTAATTATAAAAAAAACAAGCATAGAATACTTGATGAATATAGTGAGATAGAAAAAAATGATCTAAACTCTGAGATTTTATTGAGTCATGATAAAGATTTTAAATGGAATGAAATACCTAAAGAAAAAGATAATAAAGATTTAAGAATAATTTCATCCGCATATAAAAGAGATATTAATGTCGCAAGAAATGCTTTAATAAGAGCCCGCTTTTTATGTGAATATGATGAATCTGATAGGGTTTTTCTGAGAAAGGGATGTGATGAAATATATTATACAGAAGCACACCACTTAATACCATTATCAGAACATAATGATTTTGAGTATTCCTTAGATATTGAAGAAAATGTAGTTTCACTATGTAGCCACTGTCATAATCTTTTACACTATGGAAGATATGAAGATAAAAAAGAAATACTTCAAAAGTTATACGATGAAAGAGTTGATGTATTACGAGAATGTAAAATAGACATTACCTTTGAACAATTACTTAATTATTACAGATAA